One genomic region from Leifsonia poae encodes:
- a CDS encoding UDP-glucose dehydrogenase family protein has product MKISVIGCGYLGAVHATAMADLGHDVVGIDVDAKKIELLAAGRAPFFEPGLPEILASSVSAGRLRFTTDFAAAAGADVHFVAVGTPQAADGDSADMRFVDAAFTSLLAHVKDGDLLVGKSTVPVGTAARLAEQVARSGVDATLVWNPEFLREGYAVQDTVRPDRLVYGVPADAAGERAARILDEVYASAVAAGTPVIVTDYATAELVKVSANAFLATKISFINAMAEIAEVTGADVTKLADAIGYDNRIGRRFLNAGVGFGGGCLPKDIRAFSARARELGKGEALAFLDEVDKINLRRRARVVELVAEALGGEVEGKRVALLGLAFKPHSDDVRDSPALDVALRLDELGAVVVATDPQAIETTRRRAPQLRFEESVEDAVRDAEVVVLLTEWPEFVGLDPVVVGGLVAGRTVIDGRNSLDPAAWRAAGWIYRGLGR; this is encoded by the coding sequence TTGAAGATCTCTGTTATCGGCTGCGGCTACCTGGGGGCGGTCCACGCCACCGCGATGGCCGATCTGGGTCACGACGTGGTCGGCATCGATGTCGACGCGAAGAAGATCGAGCTGCTCGCAGCCGGTCGTGCGCCGTTCTTCGAACCAGGACTGCCGGAGATCCTCGCCTCGTCGGTGTCGGCCGGTCGGCTGCGGTTCACGACCGATTTCGCGGCGGCGGCGGGGGCCGATGTGCATTTCGTCGCGGTCGGAACGCCGCAGGCGGCTGACGGCGACTCGGCCGATATGCGTTTCGTCGATGCGGCCTTCACCTCCCTCCTCGCGCATGTGAAAGACGGCGACCTTCTGGTCGGGAAGAGCACGGTTCCGGTCGGCACCGCCGCCCGGTTGGCCGAGCAGGTCGCCCGGTCGGGCGTGGACGCGACACTGGTCTGGAACCCGGAGTTCCTGCGCGAGGGATACGCCGTGCAAGACACCGTTCGGCCCGACCGATTGGTGTATGGCGTTCCCGCGGATGCTGCGGGCGAGCGGGCGGCGCGCATCCTCGACGAGGTGTACGCCAGTGCCGTTGCCGCCGGCACTCCCGTGATCGTGACGGACTATGCGACCGCCGAGCTCGTGAAAGTGTCGGCCAATGCTTTCCTCGCCACGAAGATCTCGTTCATCAACGCAATGGCCGAGATCGCCGAGGTCACCGGCGCCGATGTCACGAAGCTGGCGGATGCGATCGGCTACGACAACCGCATCGGCCGTCGGTTCCTCAACGCCGGGGTCGGTTTCGGCGGCGGCTGCCTGCCCAAGGACATCCGGGCCTTCAGCGCTCGTGCGCGGGAGCTGGGCAAGGGGGAGGCTCTGGCCTTCCTCGACGAGGTGGACAAGATCAACCTCCGCCGTCGCGCACGCGTGGTGGAGCTCGTGGCGGAGGCGCTCGGCGGCGAGGTCGAGGGCAAGCGCGTGGCCCTGCTCGGGCTGGCCTTCAAACCGCACTCGGATGACGTTCGCGATTCTCCGGCGCTCGATGTGGCATTGCGTCTCGATGAGCTCGGCGCCGTGGTGGTGGCCACTGACCCGCAGGCGATCGAGACGACGCGTCGGCGGGCGCCGCAGTTGCGCTTCGAAGAGTCGGTCGAGGACGCCGTGCGCGACGCCGAGGTCGTGGTGCTGCTCACGGAGTGGCCCGAGTTCGTCGGGCTCGATCCGGTGGTGGTGGGCGGTCTCGTGGCGGGACGCACGGTGATCGACGGCCGCAACAGCCTCGATCCAGCCGCGTGGCGCGCCGCGGGGTGGATCTATCGCGGTTTGGGTCGCTGA
- a CDS encoding LLM class flavin-dependent oxidoreductase has product MSTEHRIPLNVLDLASRPHDGTNADAVAGTLRLAQAAESLGYERFWVAEHHGMPAIASSAPAVLIAGIAAATSRIRVGSGGVMLPNHAPLVVAEQFGTLRALYGDRIDLGIGRAPGTDGATALALRRSKEGLGVDDFPQQLLDLIGFFHGGMSDANPLHTITAVPGLGDAPQLWLLGSSGYSAQVAAALGLPFAFAHHFAGDNTEAALDLYRSRFEPSETLSEPHSMIAVNVISDEDPERVRALSLPGQLSFLRMRQGAKPQPVSIEEALAYPFSQLEEDFIAARNARQAIGTPAEVRDRLESLLASTKVDELMISSGAATIDGRVRSLEIVAEALG; this is encoded by the coding sequence GTGAGTACTGAGCACCGCATTCCTCTGAACGTTCTCGACCTGGCCAGCCGCCCGCACGACGGCACGAACGCGGATGCGGTGGCGGGCACCCTGCGCCTCGCGCAGGCCGCCGAATCTCTCGGCTATGAGCGCTTCTGGGTGGCCGAGCACCACGGCATGCCGGCGATCGCGTCGAGCGCGCCCGCCGTGCTCATCGCCGGCATCGCCGCGGCGACCTCCCGCATCCGTGTGGGCAGCGGCGGTGTCATGCTGCCGAACCATGCACCGCTCGTCGTGGCGGAGCAGTTCGGCACTCTGCGGGCGCTTTACGGCGACCGCATCGACCTCGGCATCGGCCGGGCACCGGGCACCGACGGCGCGACCGCGCTCGCCCTGCGCCGCAGCAAGGAGGGGCTCGGCGTCGACGACTTCCCTCAGCAACTGCTCGACCTGATCGGGTTCTTTCACGGCGGGATGAGCGACGCCAACCCGTTGCACACGATCACCGCCGTGCCGGGTCTCGGCGATGCGCCGCAGTTGTGGCTGCTCGGTTCCAGCGGGTACAGTGCCCAGGTCGCCGCGGCACTGGGGTTGCCGTTCGCTTTCGCGCACCACTTCGCAGGCGATAACACCGAGGCGGCGCTCGACCTCTACCGGAGTCGCTTCGAGCCGAGCGAGACGCTGAGCGAGCCGCATTCGATGATCGCGGTCAACGTGATCTCCGACGAAGATCCGGAGCGCGTGCGGGCGCTCTCCCTACCCGGACAGCTCTCGTTCCTGCGGATGCGTCAGGGCGCCAAGCCGCAGCCGGTCAGCATCGAGGAAGCCCTCGCATACCCCTTCTCGCAGCTCGAGGAGGACTTCATCGCTGCCCGCAACGCCCGTCAGGCCATCGGAACGCCCGCAGAGGTCAGAGACCGGCTGGAGTCGCTGCTCGCCTCCACGAAGGTCGACGAATTGATGATCTCGTCGGGTGCTGCAACGATCGACGGCCGGGTGCGGTCGCTGGAGATCGTGGCCGAGGCGCTCGGCTAG
- a CDS encoding DUF4177 domain-containing protein, with product MPRWEYLTTPLMIHNTAAILNNWGSEGWELVQVVTGPEGGLVAYLKRPILDEVDA from the coding sequence ATGCCGCGCTGGGAATACCTCACGACGCCACTCATGATCCACAACACCGCTGCGATCCTCAACAATTGGGGTTCGGAAGGCTGGGAGCTGGTGCAGGTCGTCACCGGCCCGGAGGGCGGTCTCGTCGCCTATCTGAAGCGCCCGATCCTCGACGAGGTGGACGCCTGA
- a CDS encoding DUF4012 domain-containing protein produces MAAPGVPESTATSPSPSPRRRRTRRVVGWSVAGVVLVLLIAAGWVGIRGLLAKNELESALPYAKAVQSSIVSGDLSAATNAAAELRKHAERAASLTSDPVWRAAEIVPGVGPNLAAVRTAAAATDSIASRVIAPLVAVAQTADPSRLKPVGGAVDLTPLREAQPVVTRAQLAFHRAAASVAAIDESATVGPVRGAVDQLRSLLATATPSVDALGNSAKLLPAMLGGDSQRTYLLLVQNPAELRATGGLVGALAVIGVEHGKISLLAQASGTSIGPFAQPVADIPAATQGLYGPLLGRYMQDVNLTPDFPLAAATATAMWKAHGGGTVDGVVTIDPVALSYLLTATGPVALATGDSLSAENAVPLLLSQAYARWSDPAQQDAFFAAAASAVFGKVASGSADGTALVKALVRAGDERRMLIWSAHPSEQKVLASTTLAGLLPASTSSTAGIGVYFNDATGSKMDYYLTTHVEAGTAVCRADGTPSTRVTVTLTNTAPADAGTALPAYVTGDGTYGVEPGTIRTRVAVYGAEGGLLVATTSGSAAYPTIAGTDQGRPVSLFTVDLAPGQSKTVSVDLLDVQQKTPGMSVTVTPTLPARGTTPDVGASGGASIIALDCTTAVN; encoded by the coding sequence ATGGCGGCTCCTGGCGTTCCCGAATCGACCGCGACGTCACCGTCGCCGTCTCCGCGTCGACGCCGCACCCGGCGAGTGGTCGGCTGGAGTGTCGCGGGCGTCGTGCTCGTGCTCCTCATCGCGGCCGGCTGGGTCGGCATCCGTGGTCTGCTGGCGAAGAACGAGCTCGAAAGTGCCCTGCCGTACGCGAAGGCGGTGCAGTCATCGATCGTCTCCGGAGATCTGTCGGCGGCGACGAACGCGGCGGCGGAGCTGCGCAAGCACGCCGAACGTGCCGCCTCGCTCACGAGCGATCCGGTGTGGCGCGCCGCCGAGATCGTGCCGGGAGTAGGGCCGAACCTCGCCGCCGTGCGCACGGCCGCCGCCGCCACGGACAGCATCGCCTCGCGCGTGATCGCCCCGCTGGTCGCTGTCGCCCAGACGGCGGACCCCTCCCGGCTCAAACCGGTCGGCGGGGCCGTCGACCTGACGCCGCTCCGTGAGGCTCAGCCGGTGGTGACTCGAGCGCAGCTCGCCTTCCATCGCGCTGCGGCTTCGGTCGCGGCGATCGACGAATCGGCCACGGTCGGGCCGGTTCGCGGAGCGGTCGACCAACTGCGCTCGCTCCTGGCCACCGCGACCCCGTCAGTCGACGCGCTGGGCAACAGCGCAAAACTCCTTCCCGCGATGCTGGGTGGCGACTCCCAGCGCACCTACCTGCTGCTGGTGCAGAACCCGGCCGAGCTGCGGGCGACGGGCGGTCTCGTCGGCGCCCTCGCGGTCATCGGGGTCGAACATGGCAAGATCTCCCTGCTCGCCCAGGCTTCGGGCACCAGCATCGGGCCGTTCGCCCAGCCGGTCGCCGATATCCCCGCCGCGACGCAAGGGCTGTACGGGCCGCTTCTCGGTCGGTACATGCAGGATGTCAACCTCACCCCCGATTTCCCGCTTGCCGCGGCCACGGCCACGGCCATGTGGAAAGCGCACGGCGGCGGCACCGTGGATGGGGTGGTCACGATCGACCCCGTCGCCCTGTCCTATCTGCTCACGGCGACGGGCCCGGTCGCTCTGGCGACCGGGGACAGCCTCTCCGCCGAGAACGCGGTTCCTCTGCTGCTCAGCCAGGCGTATGCGCGCTGGTCCGACCCTGCGCAGCAGGATGCGTTCTTCGCTGCGGCCGCGAGTGCGGTCTTCGGGAAGGTGGCCTCCGGATCGGCCGACGGTACGGCCCTCGTCAAGGCGCTCGTGCGGGCGGGGGATGAGCGGCGGATGCTCATTTGGAGCGCGCATCCCTCGGAGCAGAAGGTGCTCGCTTCGACGACATTGGCGGGACTCCTTCCGGCATCGACATCGTCGACCGCTGGCATCGGGGTGTACTTCAACGACGCCACCGGTTCAAAGATGGACTACTACCTCACTACGCACGTCGAAGCGGGAACGGCTGTCTGCCGGGCCGATGGCACGCCGAGCACGCGGGTCACGGTGACGCTCACCAACACCGCGCCGGCGGATGCCGGGACCGCTCTTCCGGCGTATGTGACCGGTGACGGTACGTACGGTGTCGAGCCGGGCACCATCCGCACCCGCGTTGCGGTGTACGGGGCGGAGGGTGGGCTCCTCGTCGCGACGACGAGCGGCAGTGCGGCCTATCCGACGATCGCGGGCACGGATCAGGGACGCCCTGTGAGCCTGTTCACGGTCGATCTTGCACCGGGCCAGTCGAAGACCGTGTCGGTCGATCTTCTCGATGTGCAACAGAAGACGCCGGGGATGTCCGTCACCGTCACTCCGACACTTCCTGCACGCGGAACGACCCCCGATGTGGGGGCGTCGGGTGGCGCGTCGATCATTGCCCTGGACTGCACCACGGCGGTAAACTGA
- a CDS encoding metallophosphoesterase, whose amino-acid sequence MATTSGLRAAGTALAVLAAAGAGAFAWGSLVERKLYTLRRVTVPVLPRGSEPIRVLHLSDLHMAPWQRDKQEWVRALADLKPDLIVDTGDNLGHEQGQTGIERAFERFRGIPGVFVHGSNDYFGPQAKNPLKYFAGPSKKNASTAPRLDNAALTAYFDSLGWIDLNNAAGSVNINGTHLELFGVNDPHIRYDRVEAIPGALDELRENDPFSDDATWPEDAPHVERPTVTIGVTHSPYRRVLDAFVTYGAAMIFAGHTHGGQVCVPGFGALVTNCDIPRKQVKGLSLWRHAFRSAFLNVSAGLGTSIYAPVRFACRPEATLVTLTSSP is encoded by the coding sequence GTGGCGACCACGTCCGGCCTGCGCGCGGCGGGCACCGCATTGGCGGTGCTCGCCGCGGCTGGCGCGGGCGCGTTCGCCTGGGGCTCCCTCGTCGAACGCAAGCTCTACACGCTGCGCCGGGTCACCGTTCCGGTGCTTCCTCGCGGTTCGGAGCCCATCCGGGTGCTGCACCTCTCCGATCTGCACATGGCACCGTGGCAGCGGGACAAGCAGGAGTGGGTGCGCGCGCTCGCCGATCTGAAACCCGATCTCATCGTCGACACCGGCGACAACCTGGGTCACGAGCAGGGCCAGACCGGTATCGAGCGTGCTTTCGAACGCTTCCGCGGCATCCCCGGGGTCTTCGTGCACGGGTCGAACGACTACTTCGGCCCGCAGGCGAAGAACCCGTTGAAGTATTTCGCCGGCCCGTCCAAGAAGAACGCCTCGACCGCTCCCCGCCTCGACAACGCCGCCCTCACCGCCTATTTCGACAGCCTCGGCTGGATCGATCTGAACAACGCGGCCGGTTCCGTGAACATCAACGGCACACATCTGGAGCTGTTCGGGGTGAACGACCCGCACATCCGGTATGACCGGGTGGAGGCCATCCCCGGCGCCCTCGACGAGCTGCGCGAGAACGATCCGTTCTCCGACGACGCCACCTGGCCGGAAGACGCGCCCCACGTCGAGCGGCCCACCGTGACCATCGGTGTCACCCATTCCCCCTACCGGCGCGTGCTCGACGCTTTCGTCACCTACGGTGCCGCCATGATCTTCGCGGGGCACACCCACGGCGGCCAGGTCTGCGTTCCCGGATTCGGGGCGCTCGTGACCAATTGCGACATCCCGCGCAAACAGGTGAAAGGCCTCAGCCTGTGGCGGCACGCCTTCCGTTCGGCGTTCCTCAATGTCTCGGCCGGGCTCGGCACCTCGATCTACGCTCCGGTGCGTTTCGCCTGCCGCCCGGAGGCGACGCTGGTCACGCTCACCTCCTCCCCCTGA
- a CDS encoding transglycosylase domain-containing protein: MSAKKPQARGALGALGAFIGMSAVAGLLVTAAVTPAIAVTGMAANDSIGVFEGLPEYLTIDQLAQPTTIYAKKGDSNVVLATFYSQNRLPVAFNQISQAVKDAAVAGEDPRFYSHGGVDIQGTIRGALSTVVGHDTQGGSSITQQYVKNVLLQKCEAKPQKTKAELKAYQQCVDDSTGVTPDRKIKEMKYAIGLEKKYSKDQILTEYLNIAGFGGSIYGIEAAARYYYNVTAAALSPAQAASLVAIVNEPTSLKLDNPSSKTNGAANGYAANKDRRDYILQKMYQYKKLTKAQYEAAVKTPITPVITPSTRGCQTAGGSAYFCDYVQRVFLNDPSFGKDEDTRASNLNRGGYKIYTSLDLDLQATAEGTLASYVPQTYDRANLGGALVGVQPGTGRVLYMAQNKEYSQDPDVLASSPKYSSVNFNTDQDYGGSSGFQVGSTYKVFTLADWLENGHSLNETVNANIRTYPSGTFKASCIPGGVYGATPNRWPTNDSYGEEGRRSALQATVQSINTAYVSMASQLDLCDIRKNAEAFDVHTATGVPLDTNPASVLGTNTIAPLTMATAFAGIANGGQVCTPIAIDKIIDGSGKEVAAPASKCSQAVDPQIAATMAYALKRVTMGGGTASGVNNTGKDMLAKTGTTDNNEQLWLVAATTKVAGAYWVGNIDGHQNMRQIYPTHGTTPALARTAVMRAMMATAVGKYGGDDFASPSQKLLQGVQVTVPDLSGKSAADAKSILDGLGLSYTDGGAQDGVQPAGTVSSSNPAAGASVGKGSEITVYTSNGTLVALPNVVGMKLSDAQSALNAFSVSASGGGGSPDSVVDSMNPGAGTAVKPGSSVTLALKAASPPSTPGPGN; this comes from the coding sequence ATGTCTGCCAAAAAACCCCAGGCTAGAGGTGCGCTCGGCGCACTCGGCGCGTTCATCGGCATGAGCGCCGTCGCCGGCCTTCTGGTCACGGCCGCCGTCACCCCCGCCATCGCGGTGACGGGCATGGCCGCCAACGACAGCATCGGCGTCTTCGAGGGCCTTCCCGAGTACCTCACCATCGACCAGCTCGCCCAGCCCACCACCATTTACGCCAAGAAGGGCGACAGCAACGTCGTCCTCGCCACGTTCTACTCGCAGAACCGTCTGCCGGTCGCGTTCAACCAGATCTCGCAGGCCGTGAAAGATGCGGCGGTCGCCGGCGAGGACCCGCGCTTCTACAGTCACGGCGGCGTCGACATCCAGGGCACCATCCGCGGCGCCCTGTCGACTGTCGTCGGTCATGACACCCAGGGCGGCTCGTCCATCACCCAGCAGTACGTCAAGAACGTGCTCCTGCAGAAGTGCGAGGCGAAGCCGCAGAAGACGAAGGCGGAGCTGAAGGCATACCAGCAGTGCGTCGACGACTCCACCGGTGTCACCCCGGATCGCAAGATCAAGGAGATGAAGTACGCGATCGGCCTGGAGAAGAAGTACTCGAAGGACCAGATCCTCACGGAGTACCTCAATATCGCCGGGTTCGGCGGCTCCATCTACGGTATCGAAGCGGCCGCGCGCTATTACTACAACGTCACGGCCGCCGCGCTGTCGCCGGCCCAGGCTGCGAGCCTCGTCGCGATCGTGAACGAACCGACCAGCCTCAAGCTGGACAACCCGTCGAGCAAGACGAACGGCGCGGCCAACGGCTACGCGGCCAACAAGGACCGCCGCGACTACATCCTGCAGAAGATGTACCAGTACAAGAAGCTCACCAAGGCCCAGTACGAGGCGGCCGTCAAGACGCCGATCACCCCGGTGATCACCCCGTCCACCCGCGGCTGCCAGACCGCGGGCGGGTCCGCGTACTTCTGCGACTACGTGCAGCGCGTGTTCCTGAACGATCCGTCGTTCGGAAAAGACGAGGACACCCGCGCTTCGAACCTCAACCGCGGCGGCTACAAGATCTACACCTCGCTCGACCTCGACCTGCAGGCGACCGCTGAGGGGACGCTCGCGAGCTACGTGCCTCAGACCTACGACAGGGCCAACCTGGGCGGCGCACTCGTTGGCGTTCAGCCGGGAACCGGTCGTGTGCTCTACATGGCGCAGAACAAGGAGTACTCCCAAGATCCGGATGTGCTCGCTTCGAGCCCGAAGTACTCCTCGGTGAACTTCAATACGGACCAGGACTACGGCGGCTCCTCCGGCTTCCAGGTCGGATCGACCTACAAGGTCTTCACCCTGGCGGATTGGCTGGAGAACGGGCACTCCCTCAACGAGACCGTGAACGCGAACATCCGCACGTATCCCTCCGGCACGTTCAAGGCAAGCTGCATTCCCGGCGGCGTGTACGGCGCCACGCCGAACCGCTGGCCGACCAATGACTCGTACGGCGAAGAGGGACGGCGTAGCGCTCTGCAGGCGACGGTGCAGTCGATCAACACGGCGTACGTCTCGATGGCGTCGCAGCTCGACCTGTGCGACATCCGCAAGAACGCCGAGGCGTTCGACGTGCACACCGCAACCGGTGTGCCGCTCGACACCAACCCGGCGAGCGTACTCGGCACCAACACGATCGCTCCGCTCACCATGGCCACGGCATTCGCCGGCATCGCGAACGGTGGTCAGGTCTGCACTCCGATCGCGATCGACAAGATCATCGACGGCAGCGGCAAAGAGGTGGCGGCTCCCGCGTCGAAGTGCTCCCAAGCGGTCGACCCGCAGATTGCGGCGACCATGGCGTACGCGCTGAAGCGCGTCACGATGGGCGGTGGCACCGCATCGGGCGTGAACAACACCGGCAAAGACATGCTCGCCAAGACCGGAACCACCGACAACAACGAGCAGCTCTGGCTCGTGGCCGCGACGACCAAGGTGGCGGGCGCATATTGGGTCGGCAATATCGACGGCCACCAGAACATGCGCCAGATTTATCCGACGCACGGCACAACGCCGGCGCTCGCCCGCACAGCGGTCATGAGAGCCATGATGGCCACAGCGGTCGGCAAGTACGGCGGAGACGACTTCGCGAGCCCTTCGCAGAAGCTGCTGCAGGGGGTTCAGGTCACCGTTCCCGACCTGAGCGGTAAGTCCGCGGCCGACGCGAAGTCCATCCTCGACGGGCTCGGCCTGAGCTACACGGACGGCGGAGCACAAGACGGCGTTCAGCCGGCCGGCACGGTCTCGTCGAGCAACCCCGCCGCGGGTGCGAGCGTCGGCAAGGGCTCGGAGATCACGGTCTACACCAGCAACGGCACACTCGTCGCACTGCCGAACGTGGTCGGAATGAAGCTCTCCGACGCGCAGAGCGCTCTGAACGCGTTCTCGGTGTCGGCTTCGGGGGGCGGAGGCAGCCCCGACAGCGTTGTGGACTCGATGAACCCCGGCGCCGGAACAGCGGTGAAACCCGGCTCCAGCGTCACCCTGGCGCTCAAGGCAGCGTCCCCACCGTCGACACCCGGTCCAGGAAACTAG
- a CDS encoding thymidine kinase, whose product MAKLYFRYGAMNSGKSTAMLQAAYNYEERGHRVLLAKPAIDTKGDMGILSRLGVTREVDFLIAPETDAYGKFQQHRERTVKRFDRDVSCLLVDEAQFLSEAQVDDLLRIAILENIPVLAYGIRTDFQTVAFPGSRRLLEVAHSLEELKTICRCGRKAIFNARKIDDVFVFDGDQVAIDGASVSYESLCGACYLQESQGVLNSGRRRWPLDSAAYVSEPDADFT is encoded by the coding sequence GTGGCGAAACTGTATTTCCGATACGGAGCGATGAACAGCGGCAAAAGCACCGCGATGCTCCAAGCGGCCTACAACTATGAGGAACGCGGGCACCGAGTGCTGCTCGCCAAGCCGGCGATCGACACCAAGGGCGACATGGGCATCCTGTCGCGTCTCGGTGTCACGCGCGAGGTCGACTTCCTCATCGCACCGGAGACGGATGCGTACGGCAAATTCCAGCAGCACCGCGAGCGCACCGTCAAACGGTTCGACCGCGACGTGAGCTGCCTGCTCGTCGACGAGGCACAGTTCCTCTCTGAGGCCCAGGTGGACGATCTGCTGCGGATCGCCATCCTCGAGAACATTCCCGTGCTGGCATACGGCATCCGCACCGATTTCCAGACGGTGGCGTTCCCGGGCAGCCGGCGGCTCCTTGAGGTTGCGCACTCGCTGGAGGAGCTGAAGACGATCTGCCGGTGCGGGCGCAAGGCCATCTTCAACGCCCGCAAGATCGACGACGTGTTCGTCTTCGACGGCGACCAGGTGGCCATCGACGGCGCCTCTGTGAGCTACGAATCGTTGTGCGGCGCCTGCTATCTGCAGGAAAGCCAGGGGGTGCTCAACAGTGGGCGAAGGCGCTGGCCGCTGGATTCGGCCGCCTATGTCAGCGAACCGGACGCCGACTTCACCTGA
- a CDS encoding RidA family protein: MAAVEARLAELGIQLPDVVPPVAAYTPAVVDGNHVYTSGQLPMVSGALPATGKVGDGHGLIPAADAKEYARISALNALAAAKSVIGSLDRVTRIVKVVGFVASDPSFTGQPGVINGASEVLGEIFGDAGVHARSAVGVAVLPLDSPVEVELVLAFD; encoded by the coding sequence ATGGCCGCGGTCGAGGCCCGTCTGGCCGAGCTCGGCATCCAGCTCCCCGATGTGGTGCCCCCGGTCGCCGCTTACACCCCAGCGGTGGTCGACGGGAACCATGTCTACACCTCGGGTCAGCTCCCGATGGTCTCCGGGGCCCTCCCCGCCACGGGCAAGGTCGGCGACGGGCACGGCCTGATCCCGGCCGCCGACGCCAAGGAGTACGCCCGCATCAGCGCCCTCAACGCCCTGGCGGCCGCGAAGAGCGTGATCGGCTCGCTCGATCGCGTGACCCGCATCGTCAAGGTGGTCGGCTTCGTCGCCTCCGACCCGTCGTTCACCGGTCAGCCCGGCGTGATCAACGGCGCCTCCGAAGTGCTCGGCGAGATCTTCGGAGACGCCGGGGTGCACGCGCGTTCCGCCGTCGGCGTCGCAGTGCTCCCGCTGGACTCGCCCGTCGAGGTGGAGCTCGTCCTCGCCTTCGACTAG
- a CDS encoding helix-turn-helix transcriptional regulator: MTTRSADTTNPAAASSPVPIRLALLDDHELLLDSLASWIEKHAPEFDLVVRASTWLELVHSEAFPTDLVIMDLQLRESVSIGARVRTCRAAGARVIVLSAVGSQEDRDAAVAAGAVAYLSKTQPMVEVIDVALAAMGRGAGAEPGEAAAGAAWRPRPGAAAAVKPHLSDGERQALTLYADGRTTTEVARAMNVQYETAKTYLRRVREKYGKVGRPTSSRADLIRRAAEDGYLT, translated from the coding sequence ATGACCACACGTTCCGCCGATACGACCAATCCGGCAGCCGCGTCGTCGCCGGTGCCGATTCGACTTGCCCTGCTCGACGATCACGAACTGCTCCTCGACAGTCTCGCGAGCTGGATCGAGAAGCACGCGCCCGAGTTCGACCTCGTGGTGCGCGCGAGCACCTGGCTCGAACTCGTGCACAGCGAGGCCTTTCCGACCGACCTGGTGATCATGGACCTGCAGCTGCGCGAGTCGGTGTCGATCGGCGCCCGCGTTCGCACCTGCCGTGCCGCCGGTGCGCGCGTGATCGTGCTGAGCGCGGTCGGCAGCCAGGAAGACCGGGATGCTGCGGTCGCCGCGGGCGCGGTCGCGTACCTGTCGAAGACCCAACCGATGGTCGAGGTGATCGATGTCGCCCTGGCCGCCATGGGGCGGGGTGCCGGCGCCGAGCCGGGGGAGGCAGCGGCAGGCGCCGCGTGGCGTCCGAGGCCGGGTGCGGCGGCGGCCGTCAAACCACATCTCAGTGACGGCGAACGCCAGGCGCTCACCCTCTATGCCGACGGGCGCACGACCACCGAGGTGGCGCGGGCGATGAACGTGCAGTACGAGACCGCGAAGACCTACCTCCGCCGTGTGCGCGAGAAGTACGGCAAAGTCGGGCGGCCGACGAGTTCGCGTGCCGACCTCATCCGGCGTGCGGCCGAAGACGGCTACCTCACCTGA
- a CDS encoding immunoglobulin domain-containing protein encodes MAKKVLAALIVGAALALAVPAAANATPYTAGGACSISPTVVSAGQTATLTCDPGTFKPSEDVAYTVSGQNGATASLASYRTSVSSAHAVKAASSDGSAILTVTVPQNADGAYTITGTGEVSKAASAATVTVLPADAPAAKTAGTTPSSTGIASTGSVIGWYIAWIGGALVVAGLIVLGLLAARRRRTAP; translated from the coding sequence ATGGCCAAGAAAGTCCTGGCGGCGCTGATCGTCGGCGCCGCTCTCGCCCTGGCGGTGCCCGCCGCCGCCAACGCCACGCCCTACACCGCCGGCGGTGCCTGCAGCATCAGTCCGACGGTCGTCTCCGCGGGGCAGACTGCCACGCTCACCTGCGACCCCGGAACGTTCAAACCCTCCGAGGACGTCGCCTACACCGTGTCCGGACAGAACGGTGCCACCGCATCCCTCGCCTCGTACCGCACGAGCGTGAGCAGCGCGCACGCCGTGAAGGCCGCCTCCAGTGACGGGAGCGCCATCCTCACGGTGACGGTTCCCCAGAACGCCGACGGCGCATACACCATCACCGGCACCGGCGAGGTCAGCAAAGCCGCCTCGGCGGCGACCGTCACCGTGCTCCCGGCCGACGCGCCAGCCGCCAAGACGGCCGGAACGACCCCGTCGAGCACCGGCATCGCCTCCACCGGCTCCGTCATCGGCTGGTACATCGCCTGGATCGGGGGCGCGCTCGTCGTCGCCGGACTGATCGTGCTCGGCCTGCTGGCCGCACGCCGTCGTCGCACCGCTCCCTGA